The Polyangium aurulentum genomic interval CGGGCCGCCTGGCCGAGCTGCCGCCGGATCCGGTGACCGTGCCCGCGCCTTTGCTGCGCGACGTGGCGCGGCGGATTCGCAAGGTCATGCGCAAGGCGGGCGAGGAGGTGCGCATCGTGCCGCGCATTCGCGTCCCCGAGGGCAGCGCGAATGCGGACGAGCTGCGCCTGACCGTGATCCCGCGCTCGCCGCTGCCGGGCTTCGCGGGCCTCGAGATCGGCGTGGTGCTGGCGCCGTCGGTGGGCGGCTGCTGGCAAGCGCCGGAGATCCTGCTGCGCGTCCAGGCGGGCTCGCCTTGCGAGGCGGCCGTCGAGGCGCTCGCGGGTGGGGGACGCTGGCAGCGCGGGCGGCGGCCGAACGAGCGGGTGATTGCGTTCTCGCCGCGCCTGCCGATGGCGCGGATGACGGCGGACCTCGCGGCGCGGCTGGCGTTGTCGATTCGTGCGGCGAGGGGGAGCGAGACGTCGGTGATCCGGCGGAAGGCGCAGGCGCTCGGGGAGAAAGCCGCGTGAAGGGCACGCCGCCTCGCACGGCGGTGCGCGTGGTCGCGGGTGTCGTGGTGATTGGCGTGGTCGCGCTTTTCGTGATTGCGCAGCAAGAGCCGGAGCCATTGCCGCCGCCGCCCGCGCCGGCGCCGCCGCCCGTGGAGACGGTCGCGCCTGGCGAGAGGGGACCCGAAGCGGGCCCGCCCGATCCGGCGCTGGTGGCGCTGCTCGACGGGCTGACCGTGGGCGACGAGGTGAATGGCTGGAAGGTCGTGAATTTCTACCGGCCGCAGAACGGAGTCGCCTGGGTGGAGCTGCAGAAAGGCGAGACGTTCTTTTCGGTCGGGATCGGCGCGCGCGGGACCGGAAAGCCGCCGCCGCCGTTCATGACGCAGGGCTACGAGGTCGGCTACGGAATGGTGCGGCCGAGGGGCACGGGGATCTCGGGGAGCGAGATGTCGGGCGTGGCCGAGGCGATCGCGGGGCGGATCCGGAAGCGGGAAGGGGCGGTGGCGAAGCCGGCAGGTTTGTGACCCTGGTGGTCCGCGCCCGCCGCGGTGCGCGAGTCACCCTGACACGTGGCCGTCACCAGCCGCGGAGGGGCACGCGTCATCGTGACTCGAAGCCGTCACCAGCCGCGGAGAGGCAGAAGTCATCGTGACTCGAAGCCGTCACCAGCCGCGGAGAGGCAGAAGTCATCGTGACTCGAAGCCGTCACCAGCCGCGGAGGGGCGCAAGTCATTGCGACGCGTCACGGTCCGCGACCGCGGAGGGGAAGGAGGAGAAAGATCTCGCCACACGGCGAGGTCAGCGACCGTTCGTGGCCGCGAGCCAGGTGGCGAGGTCGTCGGGGGCGTGGTCGAGCGCGATGTCGGTCAGCCGGTCGGCGCCGTCGTCGCGCAGCCGCGCGCCGAGACGCTCGCGCTCTTCCGGGGTCAGCGGCCGTCCGAGCCGGCGCTCGAACAGGTGCACGAGCGGCTTGAGCTCCCCCTCGAGGACCCCCTCCTTGTGCCCCTCCTTGTGCCCCTCCTTGTGCCCCTCCTTGTGCCCCTCCTTGTGCCCCTCCTTGTGCCCCTCTTTGCGCCCCTCCGCGAAGTACTTGCGGGCAAACTCGCTCTGGAATTCATAATTCCGCACGGCCATCTCCTCCAGCGCTCGTCGTGCAGCCTCGCCGAGCGAGGATAGCACAAGATCTCCATACAACGCGCTGCGCTCCTCATCGAGCCCCGCGCTCGCGCCGAGAGCCGCGACAGCGACCCGGAGACCAACCTCGGTCATGCCGTGCGCCATGGCCGAAAGCACGGCGAGCTCCGGACGCTCTTTTGCTACCGCCATCTCCGTCACAACCGGAATGCCGGCCGGACCGAGCACGAGAGGCACCACGAAGCCCTCACCAGGGCCGAGCACGATGGGCTGCGACAGACGACGGGCAAGCGCGGTATCCGGTGTGACGACGAGCAGGCAAGCCGGGCACCGATAGCGCGCCCTCCCGCCGGCGACGTACGCGGGCCATGCGAAGACCTTGTCCGGGTCCCACCGGAGCTGGACCTCGACGATGATCACCAGCACGGGCCGATCGTCGAGCAAGAGCACGAGAAGGTCGGCGCGCAGCTCCCGAGGGATGATATCGGTCAGGTCCGCCGATTCGACGCGAGCTTCCGTGAAGCGCGGGAGGGGCACGTCGAGCGCCTCCGCGAGCAGCTCCGCGGCGAGCACGGGCCGATTGCGGAACAGCTCGACGAGCGCTTCGTGGAACAGGGAGGGCACGGGGCCGCTCCGTAGGTCTGACGGACAAAGCGGTCAAGTAAAACGTTTTTCCTCGACCAGACCCATCACGGTTGTTCCTGGACAACCTCCCTGCTCCACGTGCCGCCCCTTTACCCCTCCCCCGCCTCCCCCTGCTTCCCCACCACCCCCGCAATATCCCCCGGCAGCGGCGACGACACCGTGAAAGCCGCCACCTTCGCGTCACCGCCCCACGCAATCCAGTGCGCATGCAATGCGTGCCGCCCGAGACCCTCGACCGTCGGGCCGCCATAAAGCACGTCCCCCGCGAGCGGATGCCCGATGGCCGCGAAATGCGCCCGGATCTGATGTCGCGACGCCTTCCCCGCGCGCGCCTCGACCAGCGCCATTCCGCCGTGCTCCTCGAGCTTCTTCCACGTCGTTCGCGCAGGGCGCGGATCGTAGCGCTCCACGTCGCGCGGATGAACGCACGGGTATACCCTCCGGCGATCCTTCGGGTGCGGCGCCAAGGGGATCTCGATCGTCCCCGACTCCGGCAGATCCTTCGCCGAACAGACGAGCAAATAGCGCTTGTCGAGGCGCTCCTCCTTGATCGCTCGCGTCAGGATCTCGAAGGCCTCCTTCGAGCGCGCCGCGAGCACGAGCCCGCTCGTCTCCGTGTCCAGCCGGTGGCATAGCCCAGGCTCGCGCGCCGAAAAGCCGATGCCCACCAGCTCCGGGTATCGCGCGACCAGCGCGTTCGCGAGCGTCCCTCGCTCCCCGGGCTCGATCGGCGCCGTCGGCTGACCCGCGGGCTTCTCCAGCACGAGCACGTCCTTCGTCTCCAGCACCACCTCGAGCGGCGCCTCCGCGTCGGGCACCGCCGAGCCCTCCAAGGCCCCGGGCTCGACCTCGACGGAAAGCACGTCGCCCGCGCGCCCCACGTCGCCCTTCGACACCCTCCGTCCTCGCTCGCGCCCCGCCTCTTGCAGCGTCACCTTGCCGCTCGCGAAAAGCCGCTTCGCACCCGCACGCCCGAGCGTCGGCATCGCCTCCAGCAAGAGCTTGTCCAGCCGCTGTCCCGCCTGTACTTCCGAGATCGTTATCTTCACGCTTGCACCGCTTCCGCCACGACCTTGCCACGACAATCCCACGCGCGCAGGCGAAGAGCGCGACGAACCGCGAACCGTCGTGAGCTTGCCCGCGGGCCCGCTTGGCTCTATCCGGACCCCCGCCGGAGGGGATAGACTCGACGATAGTGGGCCCTGAAGCGGCCACGTTCGAGGTGTGATGGCAGCTCGAGGGGCAGATGCGGCTGGGCTGGGTACGGCGTTCCAGGGTCGATACGAGCTGCTGGAGAAGGTCGGCGCAGGCGGCTTCGGCAACGTTTACAAGGCGCGGCAGCTCACCACCGGCCAGACGGTGGCCATCAAGGTCCTGCGCATCCCCGAGGGCCACTCCCAGCAGCAAGCCGAACGGCTGATCGCGCGCTTCCAGCGCGAAATGCGGCTGTGCGGACAGCTCCACCACCCCAACGTCGTCCGCCTCATGGACTCGGGCCAGGCCGACAGCCGGCTCATCTACTCGGTCTTCGAGTTCGTCCCAGGCAAGGACCTCGCGCGCGTCCTCGCCGCCGAGCGACGCCTCGGCCCCATCGAGGCGCGGCACCTCATGATGCAGGTGCTCGACGCGCTCGCGTGCGCCCACGCCCAGGGCGTGGTTCACCGCGATCTGAAGCCGGAAAACATCATGGTCGTGCCGACGGGCGCGCGGCGCAATGCCGTCGTCCTCGACTTCGGCATCGGCGCCCTCACCGAGGACGCGCGGCGCGACGAGGCCCGCATCACGGCGAGCAACGAGTGGCTCGGCACGCCCGTCTACGCCGCCCCCGAGCAGCTCCGCGGCGAGCCGCCCGCGCCTCGATCGGATCTGTACTCGTGGGGCCTCGTCTTCCTCGAATGCCTCACCGGCGAGCGCCCCATCCAGGGCGCAGGGCTCGCCGCGATCGTCTACAGGCAGCTATCGCCCGAGCCGATCATCATCCCCGAGCCCATCGCCTCGCACCCGCTCGGCTACCTGCTCAAGCTCGTGCTCGAGAAGAACCCCGAGGCGCGCAGCGTCACGGCCGAGACCCTGCTGCACGAACTCGAGATCTGCGACGTGAGCGGGCTGCAGAGCACCATCCCCGTCTCCATCGCCTCGCCCTCGCCCCTCGCGTTCACCGCCACCATGGGCGCCGCGACGGGCATCGCCCCGCGACAGGAAGCGCTCGCGATGAGCCCCGCGATCACCGGCTCGCGCACGATCGAGGGCGAACGCCGGCAGATCACGGCCCTGTGCTGCTCGCTCGCCGTCGCGAGCGACTCGGCCGACGAGGAGGATCTCGAGGAGCTCGACCAGCTCCTCGCCGACGAGCAGAGCGCCTGCACCGCGATCGCGCGGCGCTTCGGCGGGCACGTCGGCGGCGCGCTGAGCGACACGATGCTCTTCTTCTTCGGCTACCCCGCGGCGCGCGAGGACGACGCCCGGCGCGCCGCCCGCGCAGCCCTCGCCATGATGAACGAGGTGCGCGGGCGCAGTAACAAGACGGCCGTGAGGTACGGCGCGCGCGTGCAGATCCGCATCGGCATTCACACCGGCATCATGGTCACGCGCGATCCGGGCGCACCGACAGGCCGCGCGCAGAGCCACCTCGGCGGCGCCACGCCCCAGACCGCCGCCAAGCTCAGCTCCCTCGCGCAGGCCGGCGACGTGCTCGTCAGCGGCGATGCGTGCCGCCTTCTGCGCGGCCATTTCGCGCTCGACGCGCAGACCGTGTCCGACGGCGGGAGCGCGCCGCGCGAGGTTTACCGCCTCCGCGAAGGGCCCGCCGAGCCCGACATCCGCGAGACGCCCCTCATCGGCCGAACGCGCGAGCTGGACACGCTCATGGAGCGCTGGGAGAGGGTGCGGGGCGGCATGGGGCAGGCCGTGCTGCTCACGGGCGAGCCCGGCATGGGAAAGTCGCGCCTGACGCGCGCGCTGCGCGAGCGGCTGCGCCCCGAAGCGCACACCTACCTCGAGGGCCGATGCGCGCAGGACGCGACGAACAGCCCGCTGTACGCGATCGTCGACGTGCTCGAGCGCCTGCTGGATCCGACCCGCGCGCTCCCCCCCGATCAGAAGGCCGAGCGGCTGGCCACGCTCTTGTCGCGCCACGGCTTCGACCTCGGCGACGCGATGCCCCTGTTCGCGTCGCTCCTGTCGCTGCCCTTGCCCGGGCGCTTCCCGATGCACGATCTTTCGCCCCAGAAGCAGCGCGAGAGGACGCACAACGCGGTGCTCTCGTTGCTCTTCGAGATGGGCGAGCGCGCGCCCGTCGTGCTCCTCATCGAGGACCTGCACTGGGCCGATCCGAGCACGCTCGATCTCTGCGCCGAGCTCGTCGGCGAGGTCTCGTCGGGCCGCGTCTACGCGCTGTTCACGGGCCGCCCCGAGTTCTCGCCGCCCTGGTCGCCGGGCGCCGCGCTCTCGATTCACCTCGCCAACCTCGACCGCGACGGCATCCGCCAGATGGCCTCCGCCGTCACCAACGGCCGCGCGCTGCCGAAGGTCGTGCTCGATCGGATCGCCGCGCGCACCGACGGCGTGCCGCTGTTCGTCGAGGAGCTCGTCAAGACGATGCTCGCCTCCGGCGCCCTCGTGGAGCGCGACGGGGGCCTCGTGCTCGCGGGCACGCTCGACGACCTCGGCATCCCGAGCACGCTCCGAGACCTGCTCACCGCGCGGCTCGATCGCCTCGGCCCGGCGAAGGAGACGGCGCAGGTGGCGGCGACGATCGGCCGCGAGTTCGGCTTCGATCTGCTCCGCGCCGTCCTTCAGCTCGAGGAGAGCGGGCTGCAGGAGCACCTCGACAAGCTCGTGGCCGCAGACCTCGTCTACCGAAGGCGGCGCCTGCGCAACCCGACCTACGTGTTCAAGCACGCGCTCGTGCAGGACACCGCGTACGACTCGATGCTCAAGGGCCGCCGCCGCGAGGCGCACGAGCTGATCGCGCGCGCTCTGCTGCGCGGCTTCCCCGAGCTCGCCGAGGAGCAGCCGGAGATCCTGGCCCGGCACCTCGAGCACGCGGGCCTCATCGAGGAGGCCGTGGGGTATCTGTTGCAAGGCGGCCAGCGGGCGCTCGGTCGAGGCGCGCACGCCGAGGCGCTCGCGTCGCTCCGCCGCGGCATCACGCTGCTCGGCTCGTTGCCCGAGGGCGCGGGGCGCTTCCAGCGCGAGGTCGAGCTGCGATCGGTGCTCGGCGGCGCGCTGATGAGCATGAAGGGCTACTGCGCGCCGGAGGTGACGGAGAACCTCGTCCGCTCGCGCGCGCTGTGCGACCGCTTCGACGATCCTTCGTGCAAGTTCCCCGTGCTCTACGGCCTGTGGGTGACGAACCTCGCCGCGAGCGATCGCACGCCGACGGAGACGTACGCGACGCAGCTCGTCGAGGCCGTGCACGCGCACCCCGACCGGGTCCGCGAGATCACCGCGTACTTCGCCTACGGCGCGACGCAGATGTACCGGGGCCGCTTCGAGGAGGGCCGAGCGGGCCTGATGCGCGTGCAGTCGCTCTACGACGTCGAGCTGCACCCGATGCTCGTGCGCATCTACGGCGACGATCACGGCATGTTCTCGCTCGTTTACCGCGAGTGGCTCGAGGTCTTCACCGGCCAACCCGATCAAGCGCGCGCGACGGTCGAGGCCTCGTGGAGCCTCGCGTCGCGGCTGCGCAACCCGCTCGCCACCACCATGGCCGCTTGCTACTCGATGATCGTCTACCGGGATCTGCGCGACCTCGACAAGACGCTCGAGTTCGCCGAGCGCACCATGCAGATCGCGACCGAGCAGGACTTCCCCTTCTGGCGCTCGCTCGCGATGTGCGGCCGCGGCTGGGTCCACGCGATGCGCGGCGAGCACGAGACCGGCATCGCCGAGATCGAGGAGGGCCTCGCGTTCTTCCCGCTCATCCAGCAGAAGCTCCCGCGGACCTACTGGAACGGCTTGCTCGTCGAGGCGTACCTGCACGCGGGCCGCATCGAGCAAGGGCTCCAGCTCGTCGAGGAGTCGCTCACGAGCTCGTCCACGAACGTCGACAGCTTCAACGAGCCCGAGCTGCTGCGACTGAAGGGTGACCTCGTCGCGGCGCAGGAAGGGCGCGTCGACGCGGCCCTCGCCTGGTACGACACGGCCGTCGCGATCGCGCAGGACTACGGCGCCGTCTATTACGAGCTGCGCGCAGCCACGAGCCTCGCGCGCGGGCTCGCGTCGCAGGGCAACGCGTCGAGCGCGCACGCGATCCTCGCCGAGGCGACGGCGAAGATGACCGAGGGCCACGACGTGCCCGTGTACATCGAGGCGACGACGCTCCTCGCCGAGCTGGCGAGCAAGGCGTGAGCACAGGCCGCCCCGCGCTCGTGCTGGGCGGCACGGGCCACGTCGGTCACGCGCTCCTGCGCGAGCTCCTCGACCGCGGCTACCGCGTCGACGCGCTCTCTCGCCAGGATCGGCCCCCGATCCTCGAGGGGCTCGACGTGCGCGTGCTGCGGGGCGACGCCTCCGTGCCCGGCGACATCGAGGCGCACATCGAGGAGGGCGGCGTGGTCGTCGACGCCGCCGCGCCGTACCCGCTTCACCTCGACCTGTCCAGGCGTGACGGCGTCGATCCCGTGCGCGCCGCCATCGCGCGGACCGAGCGCCTGGTCGAGGCGACCGAGCGGCGTGGCGCGACCCTCGTGTTCATCAGCTCCTTCACGACGCTCCCGAGGCCCGCGGGTGTCGTGTCCGAGCTCGAGGCGCGCATGCGCCGGGCGGCGCACCCGTATTTCGTCACCAAGCAGGCCATGGAGGGGGTCGTGCTCGAGGGCTGCCGGCGGGGCTTGCGCGCGGTCGTCGTCAATCCGACCGCGTGCCTCGGTCCCTGGGACGGAAAGCCCCGCTCGCTCTGCTTTCTGCCCCTGCTCCTCTCCGGCGAGCTACCTGCGACCGCGGTGCGCGCGGTGAACGTCGTCGACGTGCGCGACGTGGCGCGCGGGGCGGTGGCGGCGCTCGAAGCGGGCTTCTTCGCGCGTCCCATTCTTCTCGCGGGCCACGACATTCGCGCCGATCATCTGTCCGCGCGCGCGTGCC includes:
- a CDS encoding RluA family pseudouridine synthase produces the protein MKITISEVQAGQRLDKLLLEAMPTLGRAGAKRLFASGKVTLQEAGRERGRRVSKGDVGRAGDVLSVEVEPGALEGSAVPDAEAPLEVVLETKDVLVLEKPAGQPTAPIEPGERGTLANALVARYPELVGIGFSAREPGLCHRLDTETSGLVLAARSKEAFEILTRAIKEERLDKRYLLVCSAKDLPESGTIEIPLAPHPKDRRRVYPCVHPRDVERYDPRPARTTWKKLEEHGGMALVEARAGKASRHQIRAHFAAIGHPLAGDVLYGGPTVEGLGRHALHAHWIAWGGDAKVAAFTVSSPLPGDIAGVVGKQGEAGEG
- a CDS encoding TOMM system kinase/cyclase fusion protein — encoded protein: MAARGADAAGLGTAFQGRYELLEKVGAGGFGNVYKARQLTTGQTVAIKVLRIPEGHSQQQAERLIARFQREMRLCGQLHHPNVVRLMDSGQADSRLIYSVFEFVPGKDLARVLAAERRLGPIEARHLMMQVLDALACAHAQGVVHRDLKPENIMVVPTGARRNAVVLDFGIGALTEDARRDEARITASNEWLGTPVYAAPEQLRGEPPAPRSDLYSWGLVFLECLTGERPIQGAGLAAIVYRQLSPEPIIIPEPIASHPLGYLLKLVLEKNPEARSVTAETLLHELEICDVSGLQSTIPVSIASPSPLAFTATMGAATGIAPRQEALAMSPAITGSRTIEGERRQITALCCSLAVASDSADEEDLEELDQLLADEQSACTAIARRFGGHVGGALSDTMLFFFGYPAAREDDARRAARAALAMMNEVRGRSNKTAVRYGARVQIRIGIHTGIMVTRDPGAPTGRAQSHLGGATPQTAAKLSSLAQAGDVLVSGDACRLLRGHFALDAQTVSDGGSAPREVYRLREGPAEPDIRETPLIGRTRELDTLMERWERVRGGMGQAVLLTGEPGMGKSRLTRALRERLRPEAHTYLEGRCAQDATNSPLYAIVDVLERLLDPTRALPPDQKAERLATLLSRHGFDLGDAMPLFASLLSLPLPGRFPMHDLSPQKQRERTHNAVLSLLFEMGERAPVVLLIEDLHWADPSTLDLCAELVGEVSSGRVYALFTGRPEFSPPWSPGAALSIHLANLDRDGIRQMASAVTNGRALPKVVLDRIAARTDGVPLFVEELVKTMLASGALVERDGGLVLAGTLDDLGIPSTLRDLLTARLDRLGPAKETAQVAATIGREFGFDLLRAVLQLEESGLQEHLDKLVAADLVYRRRRLRNPTYVFKHALVQDTAYDSMLKGRRREAHELIARALLRGFPELAEEQPEILARHLEHAGLIEEAVGYLLQGGQRALGRGAHAEALASLRRGITLLGSLPEGAGRFQREVELRSVLGGALMSMKGYCAPEVTENLVRSRALCDRFDDPSCKFPVLYGLWVTNLAASDRTPTETYATQLVEAVHAHPDRVREITAYFAYGATQMYRGRFEEGRAGLMRVQSLYDVELHPMLVRIYGDDHGMFSLVYREWLEVFTGQPDQARATVEASWSLASRLRNPLATTMAACYSMIVYRDLRDLDKTLEFAERTMQIATEQDFPFWRSLAMCGRGWVHAMRGEHETGIAEIEEGLAFFPLIQQKLPRTYWNGLLVEAYLHAGRIEQGLQLVEESLTSSSTNVDSFNEPELLRLKGDLVAAQEGRVDAALAWYDTAVAIAQDYGAVYYELRAATSLARGLASQGNASSAHAILAEATAKMTEGHDVPVYIEATTLLAELASKA
- a CDS encoding NAD-dependent epimerase/dehydratase family protein, with product MSTGRPALVLGGTGHVGHALLRELLDRGYRVDALSRQDRPPILEGLDVRVLRGDASVPGDIEAHIEEGGVVVDAAAPYPLHLDLSRRDGVDPVRAAIARTERLVEATERRGATLVFISSFTTLPRPAGVVSELEARMRRAAHPYFVTKQAMEGVVLEGCRRGLRAVVVNPTACLGPWDGKPRSLCFLPLLLSGELPATAVRAVNVVDVRDVARGAVAALEAGFFARPILLAGHDIRADHLSARACQLVGRRPPLLRASTRATATAFYWTEWFFEALGRRAPFPSLPALLMCEARATGIGDAQRALGVMPRPLEETLVDSIAWYRQLGYLRT